GCGCAAGGCGGTGAGCGCGGGCGCCTACTACGCGGAGGAGATCCGCCGCGCGCTCATCGAACGCTACGGCGAGAAGATGGTCATGGAGGGCGGCCTGCGCGTGGACATCGCGCTGCTGCCCAAGCTCCAGGCCACCGCCGAGCAGGCCGTGCGCGACGGCCTGGAGGCGCTCGACCGGCGCCAGGGCTACCGGGGCGCGCTGGGCAAGCTGGACGAGTCCCAGTGGAAGCGCTACCGCGCGCTCATCGTCCAGCGCATCGAGGAGGCGGGCCGCCGGCAGAAGGACCAGGGCTATGTCGCGGACCTGGCGCCGCTCGCCCTGGCCCCCGCGCCCGCCGCCCCGTCCAAGGCGCTCGCGCCGGAGACGGAGGGCGCCGAGGAGCAGCGCCCCGCGGCCCTGGCGGCCGACGAGGAAGAGGAGGAGGCCCCCCAGTCTCCGGAGCGCGAGCGCGCGGGGCAGGTCATCCTCCGTCCGATGGAGGAGGGCCTGCGCCTCGCCGGCTACGTCACGGAGGTGGACGTGAAGCGCGACGTGGCCCGCGTGGACCTGGTGGGCCGCACCGCGGAGGTGCCCTTCGCGTCCGTCAACTGGGCGCGGCAGAAGGGCAAGAAGGCACCGAAGGACATCTCGGAGGTGTTCACGCCCGGGGAGCTGGTGTTCGTGCGCGTGCTCAAGGCTCCTCCGGCGCCGGCCTTCGTGGAGGCCACGTTGGACCAGGTGCCCGTGGTGCAGGGCGGCCTGGTCGTCATCAACCCGGCCAACCGCAACGTGGTGGCGATGGTGGGCGGCTACGACGCGGAGCGCTCGTCGTTCAACCGCGCCACGCAGGCGAAGCGCCAGCCGGGCTCGTCCTTCAAGCCCTTCATCTACGCGGCGGCGCTGGCCAGCGGCCGCTTCACGCCCCTGTCCATGGTGAACGACGCGCCGGAGTCCATCCGCGACCCGTACACGGGCAAGATGTGGAAGCCGAAGAACTTCGACGCCCGGTTCGAGGGCCCCATGACGCTGCGCACGGCGCTCAGCAAGTCGAAGAACACGGTGTCCGTGCGGCTCATCGAGGCCATCACCCCGGCGACCGCCATCGACTTCGCGCGCCGGGCGGGCATCCGCTCCGCGATGCCGGAGAACCTCACGCTGGCGCTGGGCACCGGCGAGGTGACGATGCTGGAGGCCGTCAACGCGTACGCCACGCTCCAGTCCAACGGCCGCTACGCGGAGCCCCTGACGCTGCTGCGCGTGACCGACGCGAAGGGCACCGTGCTGGAGGAGCACCAGCCCGCCTTCGAGGAGACGCTGCCCCCGGCGGTGGCGTACCTGGCGACCTCGCTGATGCGCAGCGTGGTGGAGGACGGCTCGGCGCGCGCGGTGCGGGAGCTGAACCGCCCCGCCGCGGGCAAGACGGGCACCACCAACGAGTCCAAGGACACGTGGTTCACGGGCTACACGATGGACTGGGTGGCCAGCGCCTGGGTGGGCTTCGACGACAACTCGCCCCTGGGCAGCAGCGAGACGGGGGGCCGGGCCGCGCTGCCCATCTGGCTCAACTTCATGCGCGTGGCGGAGGACGGCCTGCCCGCGCGCGACTTCGAGGTGCCCCCGGGCATCACGCAGGTGCGAATCGACCCGGCGACCGGGCTGCTGGCGGGCAACGCCGTCCCGGGCCGCCTGGAGCCCTTCCTCGAAGGAACGCAGCCCACCGCCGAGGCGCCTCCCCCCGGACAGGTGACGCCGGACAACTACTTCCTCGAGGAAGGTGGCAAAAGGGGTCTGTGAGTCGCTCGCTCCTTTCGCTGCTCCTGGCGCTTGCCTTCGCCGTGCCCGCCCGGGCGGACATGGACGAAGCCGCGCCGCCTGCCTCCGCCCGGCTGGCCCTGGCCGTGGCGGACGCCATTCGCAACGCGCCCGCGGAGGCGCCCGTGGCCCTCTGCCTGACGGGAAGCTCCGCCGAGCTGCGCCAGGCGTTCGGGACGCTGCTGGCCGCGCGGCTGTCCGCCCTGCAACTGGGGCCGGTGGTGCTGGAGGTCCCGCCCGAGCGCGCCGAGGCCGCCGCCCGTGAACAGGGGGCCCGCTCGCTGGCGCGGCTCCGGCTGGACGTGGAGGGCGGTGAGCTGGTGGCGCGCGGCGACGTGCTGGGCACGTGGGTCAACTTCTGGTCCGGCCGTACGCCCACGCGCCCGCCGAAGCCCGCGGCGGCCGTGGCCGAGGGCGTGGAGGCGGACGCCGCGGTGCTGGCGCTGGCCTCGGTGGCTCCGCAGGGCACGGGCGTGACGGGGACGGGACCGCAGCCTCGGCGGCCGGTGCGCCTGTTGGGCGCGGTGTTCGCGAGGCTGGAGGCGCCGCTCGGCGCGCTGGCCTCGGGGGACCTGGATGGGGACGGCCGCGACGAGGTGGCCGTGCTCACCGAGCACGAGGTGGTGGTGTTCGCGGCGGATGGACGGGTGCTCGCGCGCCGGGAGCTGGAGGGCGCGCCCTCGGCGGCGGTGACGCGCGAGCCCTTCGGGGCGCTGGCGGTGCTCGCGGGGCCGCCGAGGCTGGCGGCCTGGAGCACGCGACTGGCCCGGGGCGAGGTGCTCGTGCTGGACAGGGCGAAGGGCGTGCTGAGGCCGTCGGGGACGCTGGACGCCGCGCCGCTGGGGTCGGCGGAGCGTGGGGCGTTCGTGCCGGGTCAGACGGTGTTCGCCCCGGAGCTCCGGCTGGCGGATGGACGGGCGCTCACCGTGCCCGCGTCCTTCGGCACGGCGAGCTTCGCGCCGCCGCACATGCTGTTCGTCCATGCGGATGGCACGGCGTCCCTCTATGCGCGTCCCACGTCCGCGCCGGCGAGGCTGTCCGGGTTGGGGGCGGGCAGCGCGCTGGCGGACCTGGATGGGGACGGCGTGCCGGAGCTGCTCACGACGTCGCCGCAGCTCCAGCCGGCCCCGGACACGCTGCGGGTGCTGTCGCTGACGCCCGACGCGCCGATGGCGCATGAGCCCCTGTGGCAGGGCGCGCTTCCTTCGGGCCGCGCGCTGTTCGTGGTGACGGCGGACCTGGATGGCGACAAGCGCCGGGAGGTCATCGTCGGTTCGTGGAGGCCGGATGGCACGAGCGAGCTGTTCCTCCTGCGCCAGGGTGCACCGTGATGATCCGCTCCGCCCTCGTGGGCCTCGTCCTCGTCGCTTCCTCGCCAGCGCTGGCGGCCAGCCGTCCCCGCTACGGCGGCGAGCTGCGCGCGGCCCACGCCGGCCCGCCCGAGATTGGGGAGCCCGCGCTCGCCGACACCCCGATGGAGGCCGCGCTGTTGGGGCTGTTGACGCGGCCCGTGTGTCGCCTGGACGCCGATGGCCGGCTGCACCCGACGCTCGCGCGTGAGCTGTCGCGGCCGGTGCCCCAGGCCCTGCGCGTGACGCTGGCCTCCGCCGCCAGCGCCACCGCCCTGGCGCGGGCGTGGACGCGGCTGTCCTCCCCGGAGGCGCAGTCGCCGTACCGCGCCTTGCTGTATCCGTTGCGAGGCGAAGGCAGGCAGGTGACGTCCACGGGCGCCACGCTGGAGCTGCCCCTGGCGTTCCCGTGGCCCGACCTGGAGCGCTCGCTCTGTCACCCGGCGCTCGCGACGCCGCCGGCGCCAGGCTCCGGGCCCTTCAAGGCCGCGGGGCGGGGTGTGCTGGAGGCACAGACGGCGTGGCCCGAAGGGCGGCCGTACCTGGACCGCCTGGCGCTCACGGCCACGGATGAACGAGGCCTCACGCGGCTGTGGACCGCGAGGCAGGTGCAGGTGGAGCTGGGCACGCCCCCGGACACGGACACGCTCACGGGGGCGGCGCTCTACGCGACCTATCTGGCGTATTCGCCACGGAAGGTGCCCACGGACTTCCGGCAGGCCGTCGAGAGCGCCATCGACCGCGAGGACCTGACGCGGCTGTTCGTGAAGGGGCCCGCCGTGCCCATGGCGAACCTGTTGCCGCCCGCGCTGATGCCGCCAGGGGCAAGGCCCCGGCCCGGAGCCCCACCGGTGGGGGCGGCGCGCAAGGTGACGCTCGTCTACGACGGTGCGCTGGCGGATCAACGCGCGGTGGCGGAGCGCATCCAGGTGAAGCTGCACGACCAGGGCTACACGGTCGCGCTGGAGCCGCAGTCGCGTGCCGCCCTGCGAAGCCGTCAGGCGAAAGGCGACTTCGAGCTGATGCTGAGCGCCGTGCTGCTGCCGCCTGTTCCCGGGCCGGCGCTGGCGGTGGTGTTGGAGGCAGGAGGGCGGCGCGACCTGCTGGGCGTGGAGCTGCCGCCCATCGGGGCGCTGACGGACGCCGGAGCCCGGGATGCGCGCAGCCGCGAGCGGGCCCTGGCGCTCGCCCCCTCCGTGCCCCTCATCCCGCTGTACGCCCAAGGGCTCGGCCTGCGTGCGGCGCCGGAGGTGACGGACCTGGAGCTGGATGCCCAGGGCCTGCCCGTGCTGGAGGGCGCGTGGCTCGCCCCCGCCGAAGCCTCGGGTGGTGGAGGCCGGCCATGAATCAAGCCGACGTGGAGCCCCACACAGGAGCGGCAAGCGACGGCCCACAAGCGATGGAGCCCAGTGAACTCCGAGCCGCCACGTCCAGATGTAGCGTGGCGACAATTGACGGCGGACGAGCGCTGGAGCTGTACGAGCCCCGCGCCGAGTTCAATCGCCGCAAGACAGCTGCACACGACATGGGCCGAGTGTCGGAGCTTCACGAGCGCCGCGCCGGCAGCAGCCTCCGCACGACGGCGGCACACGGTATCAGCCGAGCGCCGGAGCGGCATGAGCGCCGAGCCGAGTTCAACCGCCACACGACGGCGGCACCCGGTAATCGCCGAGCGCCGGAGCGGCATGAGCGCCGAGCCGAGTTCAACCGCCACACGACGGCGGCACCCGGTAATCGCCGAGCGCCGGAGCGGCATGAGCGCCGAGCCGAGTTCAACCGCCACACGACGGCGGCACCCGGTAATCGCCGAGCGCCGGAGCGGCATGAGCGCCGAGCCGAGTTCAACCGCCACACGACGGCGGCACCCGGTAATCGCCGAGCGCTGGAACGACACGAGCACCGTGCTTACGTCAACCGCCGCACGACGGCTGCACACGGTAATCGCCAAGCGCCGGACCGACACAATCACCGTGCCGGCATCAACCGCCGCACGGCGGCGGCACGCGACAGCGGACACGCGCCAACGCGACCCGTGCGCCCTGCCATCCTGAAGGAACACCCCGCATGCGCCTGAGAACCCGGCTCGCGCTCGCCTTCGCCCTGCTCGCGCTGGTGCCGCTGGCGGTCGTCGTCCCGCTCACCGTGACGCGCCTGCGCGACACGCTGTCGCGCGAACTGGACGCGCGCATGACGGCCGCCACCGCCTCCGCGCAGGAGTCCCTGGAACGCTCAGCCGCCACCGCTCGCCGCGCCGTGGAAGAGCTGGTGGAGAGCCCCGCCATGGAGGACCTCGTGCGCGAGGCGCGCACCGCCCCCTTGCGCGTCATCCAGGCCAACACCGCCGAAGGCCTGATGAAGAGCCGGGGCCTCACCGTCCTCACGATCTTCGACCGCAACGGCACCGTGCTCTCCTCTGGCCACCTGCCCGCCCGCCGCGGAGACCCCGACCCCGTGCTCTTCGCCGTGACGAAGGAGCCGTCTCCCAAACCCGTCCCCGTGCGAGTGGACGTCCGGGGCGACGCGGGCCTCCGTCAGGTCCCCGCGCTCGTCACCGCGCGGCCCGTCGACTACGGAGACGTGCGCCTGTGGGCCGTGGGCGGCGTGGTGCTGGATGACGGCCTCGCCCAACACCTGGCCCGCCTCACCCAGTCGGACGTGACGCTCCTGTCCGGCGATACCCAGGTCGCGCACGCGGGCAGCGCGGCCCCGCCCACCGTCGCGCGCGTGCTGCCCCTGGGCGACGTGGCCTCCGTGCGCCTCACCTTCAGCCGCGCCGCCGCGCGCGAAGCGGAAGAGGGCGTCATGCGCGCGTTCCTCCTCCTCGCCGGCCTGGGCCTGGGCTTCGCCGCGCTCCTGGGCCTGCTGGTGTCGCGGTGGATGACGCGGCCGGTGGAGGCCCTCACCTCCGGCGCGCGCCGCGTGGCGGAAGGCGCGCTGGACGTGCAGGTGACGTCGAGGGCCTCCGGCGAAGTGGGCGAGCTGGTCCGGACGTTCAACCACATGACGTCCGAACTGAAGAACACCACCGAACGGCTGATGGCCACCGAGCGCATCGCCGCGTGGCAGGAGGTCGCCCGGCGGCTGGCGCACGAAATCAAGAACCCCCTCACCCCCATCCGCATGTCGCTGGAGACGCTGATGGCCGCGCACGAGGCGCGCCACCCCAGCTTCCCCGTCCTCTTCAAGGAGAGCGCGCGCGTGGTGCTGGAGGAGGTGGAGCGGCTGCGGCGCATCGTGGACGAGTTCAGCCGGTTCGCCCGCCTGCCCAAGCCCCAGCTCGCCCCCGTGGACCTGGGGGAGCTGGCCCAGGGCGTCCTCTCGCTGTACGCCGCGCCCCCCGAGGGCATCCAGCTGGTGCCCGCACTCCAGACCGGCGTGGTGGCCCAGGCGGACCGCGACCAGCTCACCCAGGTGCTCGTCAACCTGGTGAAGAACGCCGAGGAGGCGATGACGGGCAGGGGCGGCGCGCTCCGCGTGCGAGTGAAGGGCACCGACGCGGACGCCATCGTCGAGGTGGAGGACGACGGGCCCGGCATCCCCCCGGAGAACCGCGCCCGCATCTTCGAGCCCTACTTCACCACCAAGGACGGCGGCACCGGCCTGGGGCTCGCCATCGCCTCGCGCATCCTCCAGGAGCACGGCGGCCGGCTGGAGGTCGGCGGAGAACCGGGCCAGGGCGCCCGCTTCAGCGTCGTGCTCCCCCGCGCGAGCTGAACACCGCCCACGCCCCATGAACAGGAAGGCCCGGCACCTCGCGAGGAGGTCCCGGGCCTTCGGGCACGACGCGGCGGAGGAACCCGCCGGACCTCAGTCCTTGACGGGCGTCGCCTTGAGAGCGGCCTTGCCTTCCTTCACGTAGACCTGGAAGCGCACCGTCTTGCACGCGTACTTCGTGACGAGCTGCTCCTTGTTCTTGCGCAGCTTCTGCACGAACTTGTCGTACGTCAGGCCGTCCGCCAGCTCGCCGCAGCGCTCGCGCGTGGTGACGAACTCGCGGAAGACGTCCTGGAAGTGCTGCTCCTCCGATAGCGCCACCGCCGCCGCGCTGTTCGCGCCGGGCAGCGGCACCGCCTGGCCGCCGCTGGAGCGCGGAGGCGGCATCGGGATGGCCTCCGACGTGGGCCGGGTGCTCGCCTGGAGCAGCTCCCGGGGAATCGCCGCCACGCGCGTCGTCTCCGGCGAGTCCGGATCCGACGCCTGCGCCGCCGCCAGCGCGAACGGGTTGGCCGCCTGCTGGAGCGAGTACGCCGCCGTGGGCTGATCCTCGAAGGCGAACGCGCCATGGCGCGGCGCGGCCGGGGCGAGGGGCTCACTCATCGGGGGCGAGTGGTCGAAGGGCATCGCCCCGCCCTGCCCGTACGCGGGGGGCGGCGCGAACGGCTCCGCCGCGGGAGGCGGGTAGGATGCGGGCGGTGACGGGAACGGGAACGACTCCACGCCCGCGAACGGATCCGCCATCGGCGCGGCCACCGGAGGCGGCCCCCCGAACGGCATCGGCGCGGCGGCGGACGGCGCCGGCATCGCGAACGGATCCGCCAGCGGCGCACCCGCCTGGGGAGCCGGCATCGCGAACGGATCCGCCGCCGGGCTGCCCGGGAACGGGAACGCATCCGCGCCCGCGAACGGATCCACCGCCGGGTTGACGGGCGGCGGCGCGACCGCGGCGAACGGGTTGGACACCGGCTCCGAGGAAACGCTCGACGCGAACGGGTTGGAGGCAGGCTCCGAGGGGAGGCTCGACGCGAACGGATCCGCCAGCGGCGCGGCCACGGCGGCAGGCGCCACGGCGGCCGGAGCCGGCGGCGAGGAGGCCACGGGCTGCGCGGCGGGAGGAGTGGACTGCGCGGCGAGCGCCGCCGACCACCCCAGCGTGTCCGAGTTGCCCGACGCCGTCTCCTCGCCAGAGGACTTCTGGCCACCGCCCATCAGCGCCGTCCAGACGAGGCTCAGCACGAACAGGCCCGCGAGCCCCAGGAGCGCGGTGTGCTGGTACGCGGCCAGCGGAGCCAGCGTCGCCGCGGTGCCGGCGAGGACCACGACCTCGTAGGGCGTGCCCTCCAGCGCCCGGCGCGCGCCGATGAACAGCGGGGCCTGGCCCCCCATCGCGTCGCCGTTGGTGAACGCGGGCAACTGCACGGGGCCCAGCGCTTCGAGCGAACCCGACTCCAGCACCGTGTCCTTCGCGCCCACGCTCAGCCGGGGCAGCGCGCCATCCAGCCGCGCCTTCTCCGGACCGACGCCTCCCACCACCTTGTCGCCCTGCACCAGCCCGACCGCGGCCGCGGCCGACAGGTCCAGCGCGCCCTGCAGCGCGGTGTCCGCGCCCAGCGGCGCCCCCACCACCAGCGTCACGGCGGGAGCGGGGGTCGCGTCGCCCTTCCACGCCAGCGGCACGGACGCGAACACGTGAGGCGCCCCGAAGGCGTCCACCAGCGCCGTGCCCGCCTTGGCGAGCGCCGCCACATCCAGCGCGGCCGCGTCGGAGGACGGCTCGGCACCGGCGCGCGCATGGAAGCTCGCGTCACCGGCCACCACCGCCACCACCGCGCCCTGGAGCTCCTTGGGCAGGCCGGCCTCCGCGGCGGTGCGCAGGGCCCCGAAGCGCTCGGCGGT
This region of Corallococcus silvisoli genomic DNA includes:
- a CDS encoding penicillin-binding protein 1A — translated: MTPARPMPLSPEPLPPAPTGAPPPSRKGGFGAALWRWTKRLMVLGVVGLGLVIAVCVGAYAYFSRDLPSVESLRNYRPPQVTKVTCADGTLCAEFALERRTLIRIEDLPPHVRNAFLAAEDADFYKHEGLDPFGILRAGVKNLIPGSRKSGASTLTQQVVKNMLLTPERSLGRKIREWILTPRLEQALTKDQILSLYINGVYFGQRRYGLEEAALFYFGKHAKDLSVGEAAVLAGTVQQPHRINPVTNITRAKSRQRYVLEQMAKQGFVPRAVVDVEKEKPIVLAPRKAVSAGAYYAEEIRRALIERYGEKMVMEGGLRVDIALLPKLQATAEQAVRDGLEALDRRQGYRGALGKLDESQWKRYRALIVQRIEEAGRRQKDQGYVADLAPLALAPAPAAPSKALAPETEGAEEQRPAALAADEEEEEAPQSPERERAGQVILRPMEEGLRLAGYVTEVDVKRDVARVDLVGRTAEVPFASVNWARQKGKKAPKDISEVFTPGELVFVRVLKAPPAPAFVEATLDQVPVVQGGLVVINPANRNVVAMVGGYDAERSSFNRATQAKRQPGSSFKPFIYAAALASGRFTPLSMVNDAPESIRDPYTGKMWKPKNFDARFEGPMTLRTALSKSKNTVSVRLIEAITPATAIDFARRAGIRSAMPENLTLALGTGEVTMLEAVNAYATLQSNGRYAEPLTLLRVTDAKGTVLEEHQPAFEETLPPAVAYLATSLMRSVVEDGSARAVRELNRPAAGKTGTTNESKDTWFTGYTMDWVASAWVGFDDNSPLGSSETGGRAALPIWLNFMRVAEDGLPARDFEVPPGITQVRIDPATGLLAGNAVPGRLEPFLEGTQPTAEAPPPGQVTPDNYFLEEGGKRGL
- a CDS encoding VCBS repeat-containing protein is translated as MSRSLLSLLLALAFAVPARADMDEAAPPASARLALAVADAIRNAPAEAPVALCLTGSSAELRQAFGTLLAARLSALQLGPVVLEVPPERAEAAAREQGARSLARLRLDVEGGELVARGDVLGTWVNFWSGRTPTRPPKPAAAVAEGVEADAAVLALASVAPQGTGVTGTGPQPRRPVRLLGAVFARLEAPLGALASGDLDGDGRDEVAVLTEHEVVVFAADGRVLARRELEGAPSAAVTREPFGALAVLAGPPRLAAWSTRLARGEVLVLDRAKGVLRPSGTLDAAPLGSAERGAFVPGQTVFAPELRLADGRALTVPASFGTASFAPPHMLFVHADGTASLYARPTSAPARLSGLGAGSALADLDGDGVPELLTTSPQLQPAPDTLRVLSLTPDAPMAHEPLWQGALPSGRALFVVTADLDGDKRREVIVGSWRPDGTSELFLLRQGAP
- a CDS encoding ABC transporter substrate-binding protein, which encodes MMIRSALVGLVLVASSPALAASRPRYGGELRAAHAGPPEIGEPALADTPMEAALLGLLTRPVCRLDADGRLHPTLARELSRPVPQALRVTLASAASATALARAWTRLSSPEAQSPYRALLYPLRGEGRQVTSTGATLELPLAFPWPDLERSLCHPALATPPAPGSGPFKAAGRGVLEAQTAWPEGRPYLDRLALTATDERGLTRLWTARQVQVELGTPPDTDTLTGAALYATYLAYSPRKVPTDFRQAVESAIDREDLTRLFVKGPAVPMANLLPPALMPPGARPRPGAPPVGAARKVTLVYDGALADQRAVAERIQVKLHDQGYTVALEPQSRAALRSRQAKGDFELMLSAVLLPPVPGPALAVVLEAGGRRDLLGVELPPIGALTDAGARDARSRERALALAPSVPLIPLYAQGLGLRAAPEVTDLELDAQGLPVLEGAWLAPAEASGGGGRP
- a CDS encoding ATP-binding protein, producing MRLRTRLALAFALLALVPLAVVVPLTVTRLRDTLSRELDARMTAATASAQESLERSAATARRAVEELVESPAMEDLVREARTAPLRVIQANTAEGLMKSRGLTVLTIFDRNGTVLSSGHLPARRGDPDPVLFAVTKEPSPKPVPVRVDVRGDAGLRQVPALVTARPVDYGDVRLWAVGGVVLDDGLAQHLARLTQSDVTLLSGDTQVAHAGSAAPPTVARVLPLGDVASVRLTFSRAAAREAEEGVMRAFLLLAGLGLGFAALLGLLVSRWMTRPVEALTSGARRVAEGALDVQVTSRASGEVGELVRTFNHMTSELKNTTERLMATERIAAWQEVARRLAHEIKNPLTPIRMSLETLMAAHEARHPSFPVLFKESARVVLEEVERLRRIVDEFSRFARLPKPQLAPVDLGELAQGVLSLYAAPPEGIQLVPALQTGVVAQADRDQLTQVLVNLVKNAEEAMTGRGGALRVRVKGTDADAIVEVEDDGPGIPPENRARIFEPYFTTKDGGTGLGLAIASRILQEHGGRLEVGGEPGQGARFSVVLPRAS
- a CDS encoding MXAN_5187 family protein, whose translation is MVRLKFLLFALLVLGLGLAHLPTLSAPQRARAVDGAALQAASGIGEVARRVDARRAEVQSLALKLAGSPEVAAAVHALRPAPVVAKSSYSYSRDRNAAKDAEDAGALLPLTAERFGALRTAAEAGLPKELQGAVVAVVAGDASFHARAGAEPSSDAAALDVAALAKAGTALVDAFGAPHVFASVPLAWKGDATPAPAVTLVVGAPLGADTALQGALDLSAAAAVGLVQGDKVVGGVGPEKARLDGALPRLSVGAKDTVLESGSLEALGPVQLPAFTNGDAMGGQAPLFIGARRALEGTPYEVVVLAGTAATLAPLAAYQHTALLGLAGLFVLSLVWTALMGGGQKSSGEETASGNSDTLGWSAALAAQSTPPAAQPVASSPPAPAAVAPAAVAAPLADPFASSLPSEPASNPFASSVSSEPVSNPFAAVAPPPVNPAVDPFAGADAFPFPGSPAADPFAMPAPQAGAPLADPFAMPAPSAAAPMPFGGPPPVAAPMADPFAGVESFPFPSPPASYPPPAAEPFAPPPAYGQGGAMPFDHSPPMSEPLAPAAPRHGAFAFEDQPTAAYSLQQAANPFALAAAQASDPDSPETTRVAAIPRELLQASTRPTSEAIPMPPPRSSGGQAVPLPGANSAAAVALSEEQHFQDVFREFVTTRERCGELADGLTYDKFVQKLRKNKEQLVTKYACKTVRFQVYVKEGKAALKATPVKD